Within Sandaracinaceae bacterium, the genomic segment GATCTGTGGTCGCTCGGCGTGATCCTCTACCAGGCGCTGACGGGCAAGAACCCGTTCATGCGGCACACCGCGGTCGCCACGATCCTCGCGGTCGTGCTCGAGGAGGCGCCCTCCGTCGCCGAGCAGGGCACGGAGATGCCGCCCGACTTCGTCGAGCTCGTGCACGGCCTGCTCCACAAGGATCCAGCGCAGCGCCCCGAGAGCGCGACCGCGGTCACGGCGCAGGTGGCGGCGCTGGACCTCGACGCGGGCCCCGCGGAGCCCGACCGGCCCTCGCTCCCGATGGACGAGCAGCGCGTGGTCGCGGTCCTGCTCGCCACCGATCTTCACGACCTGCCGAAGCTCGAGCGCGCGGTGCGCGAGTGGGGCGGCGAGACGATCCCCGTCATGGGCGGCGCGATCGGCGTCTTCGGCGGCCGCACCTACGAGGGCGACGAGGCGGTGCGCGCCATCGAGGCGGCGCTCGCGGCGCGCGACGCGGCGGGCACGGTGGCCGTCGCGACCGGGCGGGCCACGGGCGCCAACGGCACGGTGAGCGGGGACGCGGTCGAGGCGGTCGAGCGGGCCGCGCGGGCCAAGCTCTCGGGCGTGGCCGTCGACGCGCGCGCGGCGCGGAGCGCGCGGACCCTCTTCGAGCTGCGCAAGGTCGACGACGACGTCTTCGAGATCCCGCGCAAGCTCTCGCACCGCGAGACCGGGTCGTTCCCGATGCTGCGCGAGGACCTGCCGCTCCTCGGCCGGCGCGCGGAGCTCGCCCAGATCGACGCCGCGCTCGCGATGGCCATCGACGACGGCCGGGCGACGACCATCTGGGTGTCGGGCCCGCCCGGGATCGGCAAGAGCCGGCTGCGCGCGGAGCTCGAGAAGAAGCTGCGCGACGAGGACATCGCGATCTGGTCGGGCCGCGGCGAGTCGCACCGGCGCGAGGCCGCGCACCACCTCTTCGCCACCGTGCTGCGGAGCGCGCCCAGCCTCGAGCCGTTCTTCCTGAACCCGGGCATCCCGGCCGCGCGCCGGCGCGAGGCCCTGCTCTCGTTCCTGAACGAGATCCTCGAGGACTCCATCTGGGCCAAGCAGTGCCTCGAGCCCATCGCGCGGCTGCTCGGGCTGCCCGACGAGGACGGGCCCGCGACCCTGAGCCGCCGGAGCGACCCGCAGCTGATGGCCGACCGCCTGCGCGTGTCGCTCAGCGACGTGCTCGGGCAGCGCATCGCGCGCTCGCCCCTCGCGCTGGTCCTGGACGACGTGCAGTGGGCGGACGAGGCGTCGCTCGGCCTGCTCGACGCGCTGGTCGAGCGCGCCGTGGATCGCCCCTTGCTCGTCTTCATCGCGGCGCGCTCCGAGCTCGAGGAGCGGCGCCCCGAGCTGTTCGGCGGTGGCTCGACGGTGCGCATCGTGCCGCGCGGGCTGCGCGAGAAGGAGGTCGCGACGGCGGCGGAGGCGATCGCCAAGCGCGAGGTGCCGGCCGCGGTCAGCGCGCTCATCGCCTCGCGCACGGGGGGCAACCCGTTCTTCATCGAGCAGATCGTGCGGGAGCTCGTCGAGCAGGACCTCCTGGACGGAGAGCTGTCGAGCCTCCCGATCCCGCTGGACGTCGAGGGCGCGGTGCAGTCGCGCCTCGATCACCTCCCGCTCGAGGAGAAGCAGCTCTGCAAGCGCGCGGCCGTGTTCGCGGGGCCCTTCACCGATCGCGCCCTGCGCGCCCTCGAGCAGCCGGACCCGGGCACGCACCTGCGCTCGCTGGTGGAGCGCGGCCTGGTCACCGTGCGCAAGCGCGGCGACGAGGGGCAGCGCGAGTACCGCTTCAAGAACGCGCTCTTCTCGGACGTGGCCTACCGGATGAACCCGGAGGACGCGCGCCGTCAGCTCCACCGGCTCGCGGCGGAGTTCCTCTCCGCGCTGCCCGGGCAGGACCGCGAGGAGCTGGCCCATCACTGGGAGGTCGCGGGCGACGCCGAGCGCGCGGCCCGGGCCTACGCAGACGCCGCCATGCGGGCGAGCAAGCGCGGCGACAGCCAGAGCGTGCTCCGCTGCGGCCAGCGCGCGCTGAGCCTCGGGCTCGAGGGAGACGCCGCCTTCGATCTCCAGCTCGTGCAGGCCGACGCGTTGAGCTTCCTCGGCGACCGCGACGCGCAGGGCGAGGCCATCGAGGCCGCGATCGCGCTCGCGAGCACGGATCTCCAGCGCGCCCGGGCACTGACCGAGAAGGCGGGCATGCTCGCGTCGCTCGGCGAGCACGAGGCGGGGCTCGAGGTGGCGGAGGAGGCGGTCCGCGTGGCGCGCCCCACGGGCGACCCGGACGCGATCGCGGGCGCGCTGGCGCGTCAAGGCTGGCTGCTGCTCTATCACGGCAGCGTGACCGAGGCGTCGATGGCCATCGGCGAGGCGGCCGCGCAGCCCGGCCTCGCCCCCGAGACCGAGGCCGTGGTGCAGGCGTGGCGCGGGCAGCTCTTCAGCGCGATGGGCGACCTGGGCAAGCGCAAGGACGCGCTCGCCGCGGCCGAGGAGCGCTTCAAGGCCATCGGAGACCTCCGACGCGCGGCGACCGCGGAGTGCAACCTGGCCGACACCTTCAACCGCGTCGGCGCCTACGAGGAGGCGGAGGCGGCGCTGCGGGAGGCGGTCAGCTCGTGCCGGCGCGTGGGCAACCGGGTCGTCGAGGGCTACGCGCTCGCGAACCTGGGCTACGCGCTCGCCGGCCAGGGGCGCCTCGAGGAGGCGTTCGCGACCTTCGAGGCGGCGCTCACCATCGCGAAGGAGCTGCACCGGCCGCGCCTCGCGCTCGCGACCCGCCTCTATCGCCTCCGCGCCTGGCGCGCCGAGAAGGAGCCCAGCGTGGTGCGCGCCGAGGCGGAGGC encodes:
- a CDS encoding protein kinase; its protein translation is MPSPHQPETLGPFRLGGILGSGGFGTVYRAEGPDGRVVALKVLAPHVDSQETLRRFEREGNIRIEHPNVVTVIDAGEDQGQSYIAFELLEGMPLNKRLESAPLPVAEVVDLAAQICAGLDAAHSRGIVHRDLKPGNVFCCEDGRVKILDFGIARPMSQASAQLTMAGAVIGTPGYLSPEQAKGEAAITPAADLWSLGVILYQALTGKNPFMRHTAVATILAVVLEEAPSVAEQGTEMPPDFVELVHGLLHKDPAQRPESATAVTAQVAALDLDAGPAEPDRPSLPMDEQRVVAVLLATDLHDLPKLERAVREWGGETIPVMGGAIGVFGGRTYEGDEAVRAIEAALAARDAAGTVAVATGRATGANGTVSGDAVEAVERAARAKLSGVAVDARAARSARTLFELRKVDDDVFEIPRKLSHRETGSFPMLREDLPLLGRRAELAQIDAALAMAIDDGRATTIWVSGPPGIGKSRLRAELEKKLRDEDIAIWSGRGESHRREAAHHLFATVLRSAPSLEPFFLNPGIPAARRREALLSFLNEILEDSIWAKQCLEPIARLLGLPDEDGPATLSRRSDPQLMADRLRVSLSDVLGQRIARSPLALVLDDVQWADEASLGLLDALVERAVDRPLLVFIAARSELEERRPELFGGGSTVRIVPRGLREKEVATAAEAIAKREVPAAVSALIASRTGGNPFFIEQIVRELVEQDLLDGELSSLPIPLDVEGAVQSRLDHLPLEEKQLCKRAAVFAGPFTDRALRALEQPDPGTHLRSLVERGLVTVRKRGDEGQREYRFKNALFSDVAYRMNPEDARRQLHRLAAEFLSALPGQDREELAHHWEVAGDAERAARAYADAAMRASKRGDSQSVLRCGQRALSLGLEGDAAFDLQLVQADALSFLGDRDAQGEAIEAAIALASTDLQRARALTEKAGMLASLGEHEAGLEVAEEAVRVARPTGDPDAIAGALARQGWLLLYHGSVTEASMAIGEAAAQPGLAPETEAVVQAWRGQLFSAMGDLGKRKDALAAAEERFKAIGDLRRAATAECNLADTFNRVGAYEEAEAALREAVSSCRRVGNRVVEGYALANLGYALAGQGRLEEAFATFEAALTIAKELHRPRLALATRLYRLRAWRAEKEPSVVRAEAEALAEDSAEAALPTLRASALAVASRAALEAGDAKLALERAEAAMAQRDEVGTMEEDEAEIFLALAEALDADGQKERAREIVARGASRLEFLAGRIADTSWRARFLSEVPVNRRLIELDGA